One genomic region from Methanocaldococcus fervens AG86 encodes:
- a CDS encoding EMC3/TMCO1 family protein — protein MFESITNIFYNTLDAIFMPIIKILHPALAILIIAIIVSLIINIATKLLVNQERVAELKREIQEFQVKFKKMSKNPEMLEKLQEEQQRIMRLNAELMKMSFKPMIYTWVPIILIFIYLRHVYGFDGIYHALNPDWNGVVVYLPTILSKILFINFWHWLGSIFYKGGFKIVSNTALGWLGWYILCSFATSTVLRKIFGIK, from the coding sequence ATGTTTGAATCCATAACAAATATATTTTATAATACGTTAGATGCAATTTTCATGCCAATAATAAAAATTTTGCATCCTGCTTTGGCAATTTTGATTATTGCAATAATTGTTTCCCTAATTATAAATATAGCTACAAAGCTTTTAGTTAATCAGGAAAGGGTTGCAGAGTTAAAAAGGGAGATTCAAGAATTCCAAGTTAAATTTAAAAAGATGTCCAAAAATCCTGAGATGTTGGAGAAGCTCCAAGAAGAGCAGCAGAGAATTATGCGACTTAACGCTGAATTGATGAAAATGAGCTTTAAACCGATGATATATACTTGGGTTCCAATAATTTTGATATTCATTTACTTAAGGCACGTCTATGGATTTGATGGGATTTATCATGCTCTAAATCCAGATTGGAATGGGGTTGTTGTATATCTACCAACAATACTATCAAAAATTCTATTCATTAATTTCTGGCACTGGCTTGGCTCAATATTTTACAAGGGAGGTTTTAAAATAGTTTCCAACACTGCTTTAGGATGGTTAGGTTGGTATATTCTCTGCTCATTTGCAACATCAACCGTCTTAAGAAAAATATTTGGAATAAAATAA
- a CDS encoding dihydroorotate dehydrogenase — MLETEICGIKFKNPVFLASGIMGETGSALKRIAKGGAGAVTTKSIGLNPNPGHRNPTIVEVYGGFLNAMGLPNPGIDEYLEEIKEVRAELNRMNVKIIGSVYGKNEEEFAEVAKRMEKYVDIIELNISCPHAKGYGATIGQNPELSYSVCKAVKKSVKVPVFAKLTPNVTDIIEIAQAVVDAGVDGLVAINTVRGMAIDIKAKKPILGNKFGGLSGKAIKPIGIKVVWDLYENFDVPIIGVGGIMNGEDAIEYMMAGASAVQIGSGVYYRGYDIFKKVCDEIIDFLKEENLTLKEIVGIAHE; from the coding sequence ATGTTAGAAACAGAAATTTGTGGAATAAAGTTTAAAAACCCAGTTTTTTTGGCTAGCGGGATAATGGGAGAAACAGGAAGTGCATTAAAAAGAATTGCTAAAGGAGGAGCAGGGGCTGTAACAACAAAATCAATTGGATTAAATCCAAATCCAGGGCACAGGAATCCTACAATTGTGGAGGTTTATGGAGGATTCTTAAATGCTATGGGCTTACCAAATCCAGGAATTGATGAGTATTTGGAAGAAATAAAGGAAGTTAGAGCTGAGCTTAATAGGATGAATGTAAAAATTATTGGTTCAGTTTATGGAAAGAATGAAGAAGAATTTGCTGAAGTTGCTAAAAGAATGGAAAAATATGTTGATATTATTGAATTAAATATCTCCTGCCCGCATGCTAAGGGATATGGAGCAACGATTGGGCAGAATCCTGAGCTATCATATAGCGTTTGTAAGGCTGTTAAAAAATCTGTTAAAGTTCCAGTTTTTGCCAAATTAACCCCAAACGTTACAGACATTATTGAGATAGCTCAGGCAGTTGTAGATGCTGGAGTTGATGGTCTTGTAGCTATAAATACAGTCAGAGGGATGGCAATAGATATTAAAGCAAAAAAGCCGATTTTAGGAAATAAATTTGGGGGTTTGAGTGGAAAGGCTATAAAACCAATAGGGATAAAAGTTGTTTGGGATTTGTATGAGAACTTTGATGTGCCAATTATTGGCGTTGGAGGAATTATGAATGGAGAAGATGCAATTGAATACATGATGGCTGGAGCTTCAGCTGTTCAAATAGGTAGTGGAGTTTATTATAGAGGATACGACATATTTAAAAAAGTTTGTGATGAAATAATAGATTTTTTAAAAGAAGAAAATTTAACGTTAAAGGAAATTGTTGGAATTGCACATGAATAA
- a CDS encoding 50S ribosomal protein L19e translates to MNISVQRRMAAEILKCGIERVWIDPTQLERVKMAMSKDDIRALIKEGVIKKKQKKGISSARVKKLKEQRKKGRRRGPGSRRGAAGARTPQKERWMATIRALRKTLKQLRDTGKIDRKVYRKLYRMAKGGAFRSRGHLFLYMKEHDLLKQ, encoded by the coding sequence ATGAATATATCTGTCCAAAGGAGAATGGCGGCTGAAATATTAAAATGCGGTATAGAGAGGGTATGGATTGACCCAACACAATTAGAAAGAGTAAAAATGGCCATGTCAAAAGATGACATAAGAGCTTTAATTAAAGAAGGAGTTATTAAGAAGAAGCAGAAAAAAGGAATTAGCAGTGCGAGAGTTAAAAAGTTGAAAGAACAAAGGAAAAAAGGTAGAAGGAGAGGACCAGGTTCAAGAAGAGGGGCTGCTGGGGCAAGAACCCCACAAAAAGAGAGATGGATGGCTACAATTAGAGCTTTAAGAAAAACACTCAAACAATTAAGAGATACTGGAAAAATCGATAGAAAAGTTTACAGAAAACTTTACAGAATGGCAAAAGGAGGAGCATTCAGAAGTAGAGGTCACCTCTTCTTATACATGAAGGAACACGACCTTTTAAAACAATAA
- the tmk gene encoding dTMP kinase, which yields MFIVFEGIDGSGKTTQSKLLAEKIKAFWTYEPSNSDVGKFIREILSGNIKVDDKTLALLFAADRVEHTKLIKEKLKEKDVVCDRYLYSSIAYQSVAGVDEDFINSINKYALKPDIVFLLIVDIEVALKRVKTKDIFEKKDFLMKVQDKYLELAEKYNFIVIDTTNKSIKDVHKEILEQYNKVYKQS from the coding sequence ATGTTTATTGTGTTTGAAGGTATTGATGGTAGTGGTAAAACTACACAATCAAAGCTTTTAGCTGAAAAAATAAAAGCTTTTTGGACTTATGAACCGTCGAACAGTGATGTAGGGAAATTTATAAGGGAAATACTATCTGGAAATATAAAAGTAGATGATAAAACCTTAGCTTTATTATTTGCGGCTGATAGGGTGGAGCATACAAAATTGATTAAAGAAAAGCTAAAAGAAAAGGACGTTGTTTGTGATAGGTATTTATATTCATCAATAGCATATCAAAGCGTTGCAGGAGTTGATGAAGATTTTATAAACTCAATAAATAAATATGCCTTAAAGCCAGATATAGTTTTTCTGCTAATTGTCGATATTGAGGTAGCTTTAAAAAGGGTTAAAACAAAAGATATATTTGAAAAGAAAGATTTTTTAATGAAAGTGCAGGATAAATATTTGGAGTTAGCTGAAAAATACAACTTTATAGTTATTGATACAACAAATAAGTCAATAAAAGATGTTCATAAAGAAATTTTAGAACAATATAATAAAGTATATAAACAATCATGA
- a CDS encoding 50S ribosomal protein L18, whose amino-acid sequence MATGPTYRVKFRRRREAKTDYRKRLRLLLSRKPRLVARKSLNHCIAQIVLYDEKGDRTVVSAHSRELVKLGYKGHTGNLPSAYLTGYLLGKKALAKGYNEAVLDIGLHRATKGAAVFAILKGALDAGMQIPHGEEILPSEDRIRGEHIKAYAEMLKEEDEERYKRQFSKYLEKGLEPEKLPEHFEEIKAKIDSMF is encoded by the coding sequence ATGGCAACAGGTCCAACTTATAGAGTTAAGTTTAGAAGAAGAAGAGAAGCAAAAACTGATTACAGAAAAAGATTGAGATTATTATTATCAAGGAAACCAAGATTAGTCGCAAGAAAATCATTAAACCACTGTATTGCTCAAATTGTCTTGTATGATGAGAAAGGAGATAGGACAGTAGTTTCAGCTCACTCAAGAGAGTTAGTTAAGTTAGGATACAAAGGGCACACCGGAAACTTGCCATCAGCATACTTAACAGGTTATTTATTAGGTAAGAAAGCCTTAGCTAAGGGCTATAATGAGGCAGTTTTAGATATTGGATTGCATAGAGCTACAAAAGGAGCTGCTGTATTTGCAATATTAAAAGGAGCTTTAGATGCTGGAATGCAAATCCCACATGGAGAAGAGATATTGCCATCCGAGGATAGAATAAGAGGAGAGCACATAAAAGCTTACGCTGAAATGTTGAAAGAAGAGGATGAAGAAAGATACAAGAGACAGTTCTCAAAATACTTAGAAAAAGGATTGGAGCCAGAAAAATTACCAGAACACTTTGAGGAAATAAAGGCAAAGATAGACAGCATGTTCTAA
- a CDS encoding TIGR00288 family NYN domain-containing protein — MWKKLESLTSKIYEKARKRKGEHRIALLIDGPNMLRKEFNIDLDKIREVLSEFGDIVIGRVYLNQYASDKLIEAVINQGFEPKISAGDVDVEMAVDATELVFNPNIDTIAYVTRDADFLPAIRKAKERGKKVIVIGAEPGFSTALQNIADYVIKIGEEFQLDKEKLEKKKKTKFSKVEESKENKETTEEKGEKDE, encoded by the coding sequence ATGTGGAAAAAGTTAGAAAGCTTAACAAGTAAAATTTACGAAAAAGCAAGAAAAAGAAAGGGAGAACATAGGATTGCATTGTTAATTGATGGTCCAAACATGCTTAGGAAAGAATTTAATATTGATTTAGATAAAATTAGGGAAGTTTTAAGTGAATTCGGCGATATCGTTATCGGTAGAGTTTATTTAAATCAATATGCATCAGATAAGTTAATAGAGGCTGTTATAAACCAAGGTTTTGAGCCAAAGATATCTGCAGGAGACGTTGATGTTGAAATGGCAGTTGATGCAACAGAACTTGTATTTAATCCAAATATAGACACTATAGCTTATGTAACACGAGATGCTGATTTTCTCCCAGCGATTAGGAAGGCAAAAGAAAGAGGAAAAAAAGTTATAGTCATTGGGGCTGAGCCAGGATTTTCCACAGCATTACAAAATATTGCAGATTACGTTATCAAAATTGGAGAAGAATTCCAATTAGACAAAGAAAAATTAGAGAAAAAGAAGAAAACTAAATTTTCAAAAGTTGAAGAAAGTAAAGAAAATAAGGAAACCACCGAAGAAAAAGGAGAAAAAGATGAATAA
- a CDS encoding uL15 family ribosomal protein: protein MIRKKKKVKKIRGSRTCGGGSHKKRRGAGNRGGRGLAGGHKHKWTWIIKYMPDHFGKYGFKRHPSLIKQLETINVGELEELVLKNPDKFEKENDKFVVDVIELGYEKVLGKGKVTIPMIVKAIEVSEKAKEKIEAVGGEVVEL, encoded by the coding sequence ATGATTAGAAAAAAGAAGAAAGTTAAAAAAATTAGAGGTTCAAGAACCTGTGGTGGAGGTAGCCACAAAAAGAGGAGAGGAGCTGGAAACAGAGGGGGAAGAGGATTAGCTGGAGGTCACAAACACAAATGGACCTGGATTATAAAGTACATGCCAGACCACTTTGGAAAATATGGGTTCAAGAGACACCCAAGCTTAATTAAGCAGTTAGAAACAATAAACGTTGGAGAACTTGAAGAACTTGTATTGAAAAACCCAGACAAATTTGAAAAAGAAAATGATAAGTTTGTTGTTGATGTAATTGAATTAGGTTATGAAAAAGTTTTAGGTAAAGGAAAGGTTACAATTCCAATGATTGTTAAAGCAATAGAGGTTTCAGAAAAGGCAAAAGAGAAGATTGAGGCTGTAGGTGGAGAGGTTGTTGAACTCTAA
- the dph2 gene encoding diphthamide biosynthesis enzyme Dph2, with protein MFDVETGKVIEAIEKLGKKNPKVIFQAPEGLKLSVEKEIEKIKEYFKQKGRDVELYLWGNTCFGACDLIDNHVKNLDVDLIIHYGHEKLSYANPEIKTLFIPAYHIFEKDEKEKILNDIKNFIEKQKSEGKKVAIATTVQYKKLLRDFNPSIILGCRGEVEEGDVILFVGTGRFHPLMIAYKYQKEVFIYNPVSKCFDKISEDEINKFIKKRISAISKLMLNKPEKVGVVLSTKKGQCRKKVFNEIIKLLEENNINYITVVVDNISPEMLFYDVDCYIIVACPRIVLDDYILYKKPIYTPEEFKLFLKNSFEYKFDEIKEDDF; from the coding sequence TTGTTTGACGTAGAAACTGGAAAAGTTATAGAAGCGATTGAAAAATTAGGTAAAAAGAATCCAAAAGTCATTTTTCAAGCTCCAGAAGGATTAAAATTATCTGTTGAAAAAGAAATTGAAAAAATTAAAGAATATTTTAAACAAAAAGGAAGGGATGTTGAGCTATATTTATGGGGAAATACCTGCTTTGGAGCGTGTGATTTGATAGACAACCATGTGAAAAATTTGGATGTTGATTTAATTATACACTATGGCCACGAAAAACTTAGCTATGCAAACCCGGAAATTAAAACCCTCTTTATCCCAGCTTATCATATATTTGAAAAAGATGAAAAGGAAAAAATTTTAAACGATATAAAAAATTTTATAGAAAAACAGAAAAGTGAAGGAAAAAAAGTGGCTATAGCAACAACAGTTCAATATAAAAAACTTCTAAGAGATTTCAATCCAAGCATAATTTTAGGTTGTAGAGGAGAGGTTGAAGAAGGGGATGTTATATTATTTGTTGGAACTGGGAGATTCCATCCTTTAATGATTGCTTACAAATACCAAAAAGAGGTTTTCATCTACAATCCAGTTTCTAAATGCTTTGATAAAATATCTGAAGATGAAATTAACAAGTTTATAAAGAAGAGGATTTCAGCAATATCGAAATTGATGTTAAATAAGCCAGAGAAGGTTGGTGTAGTTTTATCAACAAAAAAGGGACAGTGCAGGAAAAAGGTTTTCAATGAGATTATAAAGTTGTTAGAGGAAAATAATATCAACTATATCACAGTAGTTGTTGATAACATCTCACCAGAAATGTTATTCTATGACGTTGATTGTTATATAATAGTTGCATGTCCAAGGATTGTGTTGGATGACTACATACTATACAAAAAACCAATTTACACTCCAGAGGAATTTAAGCTCTTCCTAAAAAATAGTTTTGAATATAAATTTGATGAAATTAAAGAGGATGATTTTTAA
- a CDS encoding adenylate kinase — translation MKNKVVVIVGVPGVGSTTVTNKAIEELKKEGIEYKIVNFGTVMFEIAKEEGLVEHRDQLRKLPPEEQKRIQKLAGKKIAEMAKETNIVVDTHSTIKTPKGYLPGLPAWVLEELKPDIIVLVEAENDEILMRRLKDETRQRDFESTGDIAEHIFMNRCAAMTYAVLTGATVKIIKNRDFLLDKAVQELVEVLK, via the coding sequence ATGAAAAACAAGGTTGTAGTAATTGTTGGGGTTCCAGGAGTAGGTTCAACAACAGTTACAAATAAGGCAATTGAAGAGCTAAAAAAAGAAGGAATTGAATACAAAATAGTTAATTTTGGAACTGTAATGTTTGAAATAGCTAAAGAGGAAGGTTTGGTTGAGCATAGAGATCAATTAAGGAAATTACCTCCAGAAGAGCAGAAGAGAATACAAAAATTGGCAGGAAAGAAGATAGCTGAAATGGCTAAGGAAACAAACATTGTTGTTGACACACACAGTACAATAAAAACACCAAAAGGCTACCTCCCAGGACTTCCAGCATGGGTTTTAGAAGAGTTAAAGCCAGATATCATTGTATTAGTTGAAGCAGAAAATGATGAGATATTGATGAGAAGGTTGAAAGATGAGACAAGGCAAAGAGATTTCGAGTCAACGGGAGATATTGCTGAGCATATATTTATGAACAGATGTGCTGCTATGACTTATGCGGTTTTAACAGGGGCTACAGTTAAAATTATCAAAAATAGAGACTTCTTATTAGATAAAGCTGTCCAAGAGCTTGTTGAAGTTCTCAAATAA
- the rpsE gene encoding 30S ribosomal protein S5, with product MRFNIDEWEPKTTVGKMVKEGQITDIDYILDNNLPILEPEIVDALLPDLEEKVLDVKLVQRMHKSGRRARFRATVVVGNRNGYVGVGKGKAKEVGPAIRKAIAQAKKNIIKVRRGCGSWECGCGTPHSIPYKGYGKCGSTAIEILPAPKGVGLVAGDVAKAVLGLAGIKDVWTKTFGETRTTYNFAMATFEALKSLNFTRTMDKHKEKLGIVEGRVL from the coding sequence ATGAGATTCAACATTGACGAGTGGGAACCAAAAACCACTGTTGGAAAAATGGTTAAAGAAGGGCAAATAACTGATATTGACTACATATTAGATAACAACTTACCAATTTTGGAGCCAGAGATCGTTGACGCCCTTCTTCCAGATTTAGAGGAGAAAGTTTTAGACGTTAAGTTAGTTCAGAGAATGCACAAGTCAGGAAGAAGAGCAAGATTTAGAGCTACAGTTGTTGTAGGAAACAGAAATGGTTATGTTGGTGTTGGAAAAGGTAAAGCTAAAGAAGTAGGGCCTGCAATTAGAAAAGCTATAGCTCAGGCAAAGAAAAACATCATTAAAGTTAGAAGAGGTTGCGGTTCTTGGGAGTGTGGTTGTGGAACACCTCACTCAATCCCATACAAAGGATATGGAAAGTGTGGAAGTACTGCAATAGAGATATTGCCAGCTCCAAAAGGAGTTGGTTTAGTTGCTGGGGATGTTGCTAAGGCAGTTTTAGGTTTAGCAGGAATTAAAGATGTTTGGACAAAAACATTTGGAGAAACAAGAACAACATACAACTTTGCAATGGCTACATTCGAAGCATTAAAGAGCTTGAACTTTACAAGAACTATGGATAAACACAAAGAAAAATTAGGAATTGTTGAGGGAAGAGTATTGTAA
- a CDS encoding CBS domain-containing protein encodes MKIAYDIPVSEVMSFPVITATKDMTIYDIANIMTENNIGAVVIVENNKPVGILTERDIVKRVVSKNLKPKDVLAEEVMSKKIVTIPQNASLTEAAKIMATHGIKRLPVVKDGELVGIITQSDIVKVSPELLEIVAEYASIKPEEEKPIPLGTDEFTEEYIDGICESCGYQGKVRLYQGRYLCDECIEEFEEKEE; translated from the coding sequence ATGAAAATCGCATACGATATACCGGTTTCAGAAGTTATGAGCTTTCCTGTAATTACAGCTACAAAAGATATGACAATCTACGATATAGCTAATATAATGACAGAGAACAACATAGGAGCAGTTGTTATTGTAGAAAATAACAAACCAGTTGGTATTTTAACAGAAAGGGATATTGTAAAGAGGGTTGTTTCAAAAAATTTAAAACCAAAAGATGTGTTGGCTGAAGAAGTGATGAGTAAAAAAATAGTTACAATCCCGCAAAATGCTTCACTTACTGAGGCTGCTAAGATAATGGCAACTCATGGAATTAAAAGATTGCCGGTTGTAAAAGATGGAGAATTAGTGGGGATAATTACACAGAGTGATATAGTTAAAGTTTCTCCAGAGTTGTTGGAGATAGTTGCAGAGTATGCATCAATAAAACCTGAAGAAGAAAAGCCTATTCCATTAGGAACTGATGAGTTTACAGAGGAGTATATTGACGGAATATGTGAAAGCTGTGGATACCAAGGAAAAGTTAGGTTATATCAAGGAAGATACTTATGTGATGAATGTATAGAAGAATTTGAAGAAAAAGAAGAATAA
- the rpmD gene encoding 50S ribosomal protein L30 produces the protein MAYAVIRVRGRIGVRRDIADTLKMLRLHKVNHCVIVPETETFKGMLQKVKDYVTYGEINKETLVKLILKRGRLPGNKRVNEEIIKELTGMDVEELAEKIIKGEIKLKETPLKPVFRLHPPRKGFERKGIKKPFSVGGALGYRGEKINELLEKMM, from the coding sequence ATGGCTTATGCTGTCATTAGGGTAAGAGGAAGAATAGGAGTAAGAAGAGATATAGCAGACACACTAAAAATGTTAAGGCTACATAAAGTAAACCACTGCGTAATAGTTCCAGAAACAGAGACATTTAAAGGAATGTTACAGAAAGTTAAGGATTATGTAACTTATGGAGAAATCAACAAAGAGACATTAGTTAAATTAATTTTAAAGAGAGGAAGATTGCCAGGAAACAAGAGAGTTAATGAAGAAATCATAAAAGAATTAACAGGAATGGATGTTGAGGAGTTAGCAGAAAAGATTATAAAAGGAGAAATTAAATTAAAAGAAACACCATTAAAGCCAGTATTCAGATTACACCCACCAAGAAAAGGATTTGAAAGAAAAGGAATTAAAAAACCATTTAGCGTTGGTGGAGCTTTAGGTTACAGAGGAGAGAAAATTAACGAATTATTGGAAAAAATGATGTAA
- the secY gene encoding preprotein translocase subunit SecY, which translates to MKKLIPILEKIPEVELPVKEISFKEKLKWTGIVLVLYFIMGSIDIYTAGAQIPAIFEFWQTVTASKMGTLITLGIGPIVTAGIIMQLLVGAGIIQMDLSIPENRALFQGCQKLLSIIMCFVEAVLFVGAGAFGALTPLLALLIIIQIALGSIILIYLDEIVSKYGIGSGIGLFIAAGVSQTIFVGALGPEGYLWKFLSSLVQGMPNIEYIAPILGTIIVFLMVVYAECLRVEIPLAHGRIRGAVGKYPIKFIYVSNIPVILSAALFANIQLWGLALYKLGVPILGHYEGGRAVDGIAYYLSTPYGLTSVISDPLHAIIYMIAMIIFCIIFGIFWVETTGLDPKTMAKRIGSLNMAIKGFRKSEKAIEQRLKRYIPPLTVMSSAFVGLLAATADFIGALGGGTGVLLTVSIVYRMYEQLLREKVSELHPTIAKLLNK; encoded by the coding sequence ATGAAAAAGCTAATCCCAATATTAGAAAAGATTCCTGAAGTAGAATTACCAGTAAAAGAAATATCGTTCAAAGAAAAGCTTAAATGGACAGGAATAGTTTTAGTTTTGTATTTTATTATGGGATCTATTGATATATATACTGCAGGAGCTCAAATTCCTGCAATATTTGAGTTTTGGCAAACAGTTACGGCATCAAAGATGGGAACTTTAATTACACTGGGTATTGGGCCAATAGTTACCGCTGGAATTATCATGCAGTTGTTGGTTGGAGCAGGAATTATTCAAATGGATTTGTCAATTCCAGAAAATAGGGCTTTGTTTCAAGGTTGTCAAAAGCTCTTATCTATAATAATGTGTTTTGTTGAAGCAGTTTTATTCGTTGGAGCTGGAGCATTTGGAGCTTTAACACCATTGTTAGCACTTTTGATAATTATACAGATTGCTTTAGGTTCAATAATCTTAATTTATTTGGATGAGATTGTCTCAAAATATGGAATTGGTTCAGGTATTGGACTGTTCATTGCTGCTGGTGTTTCACAAACAATATTTGTTGGAGCTTTAGGTCCTGAGGGATATTTATGGAAGTTTTTAAGCTCCTTAGTTCAAGGAATGCCTAATATCGAATATATCGCCCCAATACTTGGAACTATCATTGTATTCTTAATGGTTGTTTATGCCGAGTGTCTAAGAGTTGAGATTCCATTAGCACATGGAAGGATTAGAGGAGCAGTAGGAAAATACCCTATAAAATTCATTTATGTTTCAAACATACCTGTTATATTGTCTGCTGCATTATTTGCCAATATACAACTTTGGGGTTTGGCTTTGTATAAGCTTGGGGTTCCAATACTTGGGCATTACGAAGGAGGAAGGGCTGTAGATGGGATTGCATATTATTTATCAACACCTTATGGATTAACAAGTGTAATTTCAGACCCATTACACGCTATAATTTATATGATAGCAATGATTATCTTCTGTATAATATTTGGTATATTCTGGGTTGAAACCACAGGTTTAGATCCAAAAACAATGGCTAAGAGAATTGGCTCATTAAATATGGCAATTAAAGGATTTAGAAAGAGTGAAAAGGCAATTGAGCAGAGGCTAAAAAGATATATCCCTCCATTGACAGTTATGAGCTCTGCATTTGTAGGGTTGTTAGCAGCAACAGCTGATTTCATTGGAGCTTTAGGAGGGGGAACAGGAGTTTTATTGACAGTCTCTATCGTATATAGGATGTATGAACAACTTTTAAGAGAGAAGGTAAGTGAGCTACATCCAACAATAGCAAAATTGTTAAATAAGTGA